The Swingsia samuiensis genome contains the following window.
GGCTTTATCCCCTGAAGCGTCGATCATATCTTCAATAGAAGCCGCCATATGTTGCTCCGGCTCTGCGACTACCTGCACACTCTCCGCGCGTTCAAGCAAAGGCTCTAAAAAGCCCCGTATATCCTTACTTTGTTTTACCCCAGCAATCACATATGTTGGCTTGTCATCCCACTGATCCAACACACGCCCAAGCATTTCTCCTGCATTCGGATTATGCCCACCATCCAGATACAATTCCCAACCCGAAGGAAGTATCTCTGCCAGATGTCCATTCAAACGCTGTAAACGCGCCGGCCACACAGTTTGTGCAATTCCAGCATATGCCTGATCAGGCAATTTCAACCCAGACATTCTTAATGCAGCAATTGCTACACCGGAATTCGATGCCTGATGCTCCCCCTCTAAACGAGGCAGAGGAAGAACTAGTGCCCCTTTAGAATCTTTATAATGAAGTTCTTCACCTTCTCTATAAACCTGAAAAGCATCCCCTAATGCATATACCGGGGCATCCAACTCTTTAGCGCGGGCACGAATAACCTCCAACGCTTCAGGCTGCTGCTGCCCTATAATGACAGGAACGTGACTCTTGATGATGCCTGCTTTTTCACCAGCTATTGCAGCAACACTATCCCCTAAAAAAGCCTGATGATCCAAGCTTACCGGTGTAATAACGCACGCTACAGGCTTGGAAATAACGTTTGTGGCATCAAAA
Protein-coding sequences here:
- a CDS encoding bifunctional folylpolyglutamate synthase/dihydrofolate synthase; the encoded protein is MQLKSEYRGRPGVVLERLQELFPKLIDLSLGRLEQLLEKLGNPHHKLPPVIHVAGTNGKGSTCANLRAIVEAAGLRAHVMTSPHLVSVTERFRLAGTLVTEDVLVETFEEIERVNAGAPITVFEVLTAAGFLLFSRVPADVVILEVGLGGRFDATNVISKPVACVITPVSLDHQAFLGDSVAAIAGEKAGIIKSHVPVIIGQQQPEALEVIRARAKELDAPVYALGDAFQVYREGEELHYKDSKGALVLPLPRLEGEHQASNSGVAIAALRMSGLKLPDQAYAGIAQTVWPARLQRLNGHLAEILPSGWELYLDGGHNPNAGEMLGRVLDQWDDKPTYVIAGVKQSKDIRGFLEPLLERAESVQVVAEPEQHMAASIEDMIDASGDKAIAGPTIREALFRLEKKKESAARVLICGSLYLAGVALAQDGWVPV